The sequence below is a genomic window from Agrobacterium tumefaciens.
CCTGGAGCAAGTATGACGCAAAGTCGGTCGTACCGAGCGGATGCCAGACCGTCCCGACTACTTTTCCGCCACCTTTGGTGATAACGTCAGTAGCGTCTCGTACCATGGCATGGCCGAAGGCGTAGTCCGCAGCTACGAAATACCAGGAATCGCCACCGTCTTTAAGAACAGCCGTCGCGGTGCTTCGAGCGGAAGATGCCGTATTGAAGGTGAACTGGAAGCTGGTCGGGGAGCACGATTTTCCGAGCAAATCCGAGCTGCTCGCACTAGAAAAAGCAACGATCTTATTCTTCTCGTTCGCGACCTGCTGTACCGCCAAGGCGATGGAAGACACTGGGAGGTCGAAAATCGCAGTTACACCGTCGGCATCGTACCATTTCCGAGCGATGTTCGCCCCAATATCTGGTTTGCCCTGATGGTCGGCGACAAGAACTTCAATAGGCTGTCCCAGTACTTTACCGCCCGCGTCTTCTACAGCAAGCTCTGCGGCTACTACGGATCCAGGTCCAGCCAAATCGGCGTAAATGCCGCTTTGGTCATTCAGAATGCCGATTTTTACGGGGGTATCACTCTGTGCGAAAGCACAAGCAGCTGTCCCCAACAACGTCAAAATAGTCAAAGCCGATTTAATCACAGGTTTCTCCTCCAGTACCTGATGACACGCCCCTACGGGCGCACTCCCCCCACTGTCGAACGCATTGGCGACCGACATTGGCGATTTCTCTGAACTGTAATTTTCGCTCCAGCATCATCGGCCTCCCAGCCGTAAAACGATGCGGTTATGCGCAAAATACTCCCAAGATCGAAAGAACAAGATTTTAAGTATCAAGTCAAGATATTATATATGAAACCTTATGGCTGTTTGCGATTATTCCAACTTTGGTGGC
It includes:
- a CDS encoding ABC transporter substrate-binding protein; translation: MIKSALTILTLLGTAACAFAQSDTPVKIGILNDQSGIYADLAGPGSVVAAELAVEDAGGKVLGQPIEVLVADHQGKPDIGANIARKWYDADGVTAIFDLPVSSIALAVQQVANEKNKIVAFSSASSSDLLGKSCSPTSFQFTFNTASSARSTATAVLKDGGDSWYFVAADYAFGHAMVRDATDVITKGGGKVVGTVWHPLGTTDFASYLLQAQSSGAKVVAFVSGGSDFINVVKQSTEFGIADGGQKIVSMQTFLSDVHSIGLPIAQNLTLTSAFYHDLDDETKAWSKRFGEKMNGRMPTMAQAGVYSAVRHYIKGVEKAGTTESSAVAKAMRELPVNDMMTHDAKIRDDGWVMRDLYLFRVKTPDESKAPWDYYSFIAKVNAEDAAPPRLESCKING